The Gordonia iterans DNA window CATGCGGGCCGAGTAGTGACGGCCGTCGGACTCCCACGGCAGCACCTGGAACGTCGACGGATCGGGCTTGGCGACCATGTCGGCTTCGAAGACGCGCGAGAACCCCTCGATGGACGAGCCGTCGAAGCCGATGCCCTCGGCGAAGGCCCCCTCCAATTCGGCCGGTGCGATCGCCACGGACTTGAGGTATCCGAGGATGTCGGTGAACCACAGCCGGACGAAGCGGATGTCCCGCTCCTCAAGGGTGCGCAGCACGAATTCCTGTTGGCGATCCATGACCGCACCCTATGCCCCACCTGTTACGCGCGTGTTACACATCGCCCGATCCACCAGCGTAAGAGCACTGCGGAGCTGTGACGAAGACCACCGGTCTCGACGGGGCCTACTCCCCGGTACGGTGCAAGACTTGCACTGTCCGCATCCAACCCGGGTACCCGCCGAGCGGGACTCGAGGCAGAAATGAGACCCGTCATGTCCGACGCACCGATCTACGGTTCCGCCGCCCCGTCTGCGGCCCCCGCCGCCCAGTCCGCTCAGCGCCGCAAGACCCGCGTGCAGCATCTCGCGGAGTGGAAGGCCGAAGCCCACAAGTGGGCGATGCTCACCGCGTACGACTACTCCACCGCCGCGATCTTCGACGACGCCGAGATCCCGGTCCTCCTCGTCGGCGACTCCGCCGCCAACGTCGTCTACGGCTACGACACCACTGTTCCGGTCTCGGTCGACGAACTGATCCCCCTGGTCCGCGCCGTGGTGCGCGGTGCCCCGCATGCGCTTGTCGTCGCCGATCTGCCGTTCGGCAGCTACGAGGTGAGCCCGCAGCAGGCGCTCGAGTCGTCGATCCGGTTCTTCAAGGACGGCGGGGCGCACGCGGTGAAACTCGAGGGCGGCGAGCGGATCGCTCCGCAGATCGCCGCGCTCACCGCCGCCGGAATCCCGGTGATGGCACACGTCGGTTTCACTCCGCAGAGCGTCAACACCCTCGGCGGCTACCGCGTGCAGGGCCGCGGCGACGGCGCCGACCAGCTGATCGCCGATGCCATCGCGGTGCAGGAGGCGGGCGCCTTCGCCGTCGTGATGGAGATGGTGCCGGCCGATCTCGCCGGGCAGATCACCCGCAAGCTCACCATCCCCACGGTCGGCATCGGCGCCGGCTACGAGACCGACGCGCAGGTACTGGTCTGGCAGGACATGGCCGGCTACACCCACGGCAGGACCGCCAAGTTCGTCAAGCGCTACGCGACGCTGGGCGACGACCTGCGCACCGCGGCCCGCACCTACGCCGACGAAGTCGCTCGGTCGCAGTTCCCGGGTGCCGAGCACTCGTACTGAGCCGGATCCTCGGCTCGGCGCCGCCGACTTTCTGCGGCGGCGGGCCAGGCTTCACCGACACCGCTAGGCTGGGCGCTATGCGCGGTCTCTATCCGGCCATCGAACCCCATGCTTCCGGGCACCTGACGGTCGGCGACGATCAGGAAATCTATTGGGAGACTTCGGGAAACCCTGACGGCAAGCCCGTGGTCTTCGTGCACGGAGGACCGGGCGGCGGAACCTCGGGCGAGCAGCGCCGGTTCTTCGATCCCGACCGGTATCGCATCGTCCTGTTCGACCAGCGCGGGTGCGGCCGCTCTCGTCCACACATCGAGGACCTCGCGGGGAGCAGCGCGAGCGGGACTCGACGGCCGGGTGCGGATCTGTCGACGAACAACACGCAGGCGCTGATCGGCGACATGGAGAAGCTGCGCGAGCACCTCGGAATCCGCCGGTGGCAGGTCTTCGGCGGTTCGTGGGGTTCCACACTGGGCCTCGCGTATGCGCAGGCGCATCCCGATCGTGTCTCCGAACTGGTGCTGCGCGGCATCTTCCTGCTGCGCCGCGCCGAGATCGACTGGTACTACAACGGCGGCGCGGCGCACCTGTTCCCCGACGAGTGGGAGCACTATCTCGCTCCGATCCCGGAGGCCGAGCGCGACGGCGACCTGGTGCAGGCCTACCACCGGCTCCTCACCGGCGCCGACCGCGAAGCCGCGAGGCACGCTGCGAGCGCCTGGACCCGCTGGGAGAACCGAACCAGTTATCTTCGGCCGCAATCGGATTCGTCACCCGATCCACGTTTCGACCTGGCCTTCGCGACCATCGAGAACCACTACTTCGTGAACCACGGCTTCCTGGACGACGGCCAGTTGCTGGCCGACATCGGGAAGATCGCGCACATCCCGGGGGTGATCGTGCAGGGGCGGTACGACGTCGTCTGCCCGATGCGCAGCGCCTGGGACCTGCACCGCGCGTGGCCGCAGGCCGAGCTGCACATCGTCGACGATGCGGGACACGCTTCGTTCGAACCCGGAATCGTCGACCGCCTCGTCGCGGCGACCGACCAGTTCGCCGCTGCCGGCGACACCCCAGGAGGAAACCGTTGAGCGCACGCGAATCGATCGAGGTGGAGCTGAAGTTCGACGTCGACGCCGGCCAGCCGGCCCCACCCCTGGCCTCCCTCGTCCCGGACGGACGGGTCGGCGACCCGCACCGTTACGAGTTGGTCGCCACCTACCTGGACACGCCCACGCACGACCTCGCGGCACGCAAGATCACCTTGCGCCGGCGCACCGGCGGCACCGACGCCGGCTGGCACCTCAAGCGTCCGGCGGCAGGCACCGGTGCCCGCCGCGAACTGGCGGTGAGTTTCGACGACGTACCGCCGGACGGCAGCATCCCCCCGGAGATCCGCGCGGCGATCCTCGCGATCGTCCGGAACCGGCCGCTGATCCCGGTCGCCGAGATCACCAACGAGCGCACCGTCACCGTCTTGTACGACGCCGAGGGCGCCTCGGTCGCCGAGTTCTGTTCCGACCGGGTCCTCTCTCATGCGCACCAGTCGCACGTGACCAAGGAGTGGGCTGAGTGGGAGTTCGAACTCACCGGCGGCGACGCGAAGCTGCTCAAGCCCGCCGCCCGCCTGCTGCGGGGTTCCGGAGCGCGCTCCGCGTCGAGCATCTCCAAGCTGGCGCGAGCGATCGGAACAGAACCGCACGTACACGCGCCGAACAAGCTGCCGAAGAGGCCGACAGGACTGGATCTGGTCCTGTATTCCCTTGCCACCCACCGCGATTCGCTGATCGAATGGGATCCTGCGGTCCGCGTGAACGCCTATGACGCGGTCCACCAGATGCGGGTCACGGCACGCAAGCTCCGCTCCGTGCTCACCTCGTTCCCGGACGTCCTGGACCCCGACGTCACCGGGACGCTCGGCGCGGAGTTGAGCGCTCTCGGCGAAGTGCTCGGCGAGGCCCGCGACTGCGAGGTGCAGCTCGAGATCAACGCCGGCCTGCTGGAGCGGGAGTCCGATCCGCCCGCCGACCTGCGAGCCGCCCTGATCGACGATCAGCTCGCCCGTCAGGAGCGCGCACTGAAGTCGGTGCGTTTCGCTCTCTCGACCCAGCGCTATCTGAAGCTCCTCGACGACCTCGACGACCTGATCGCCAATCCGCGACCGGGCCCGGACGCGGAACGGTCGGCGGAGAAGGTCGCCTTGGCCGGCATCGAGCACGCCCGCAAACGAATCCGCAAGGCCGAGCGCAGACTCGACGACTTCGAGCCCTGGACTGACGAGTGGGTCGAGCAGGTGCACCGCATCCGCAAACGCGCTAAGGCCGTGCGCTACACCGCGGATGCGGCCAAACCGCTGCGGCTCAAGGATGCGGTCAAAGCGGCAGCGAAGGCCGCGGCGATCCAGACTCATCTCGGCGATTTCAACGACACCGCCGTCAACCGGGAGAAGCTCGCACAGATCGCCACGAAGCCCGGCCTCTCGCCGCACGCGCTGTTCGTGCTCGGCCGTCTCGATGCCCGCGAGGAACTGCGCGGCCGCGAGGCTGTGCAGGCCTACCTCGACGCTCGTTAGGGACATCGCCCGAGTGACCCCGACCGCCGGACGCGCAGTTTGCGAAGCATGGCCTAAGTCAGGGTAGCCTCGGCTGGCAGACGTCGTTCTGCGACGCAACGCCCTACTTCCGGAAGGTTCCCCGATGTCCCACCGTCTGGCCAAGACGGCGCCGGTGCTCGCGATCCTGGCGATCCTGGCCCTCGTCTTCACCGCGTGTTCCTCGAGCGACTCGTCGTCGAACGGCGACACGATCGCCGTCGCCACCAACGAGGGCGAGGTGCAGGTGCCGCGCGACCCGCAGCGCGTCGTCGTCCTCGACAACACTTCGGCCGAGACGGTCAAGGCGATGGGTGTGACCCCGGTCGCCGTCCCGAAGGGACTGCTGGCCCCGAGTATCTTCCAGGACTGGATCGACGACCCGGACATCGCCGACGTCGGCACGCACGGCGAGCCCAAGATGGAGGTGATCGAGGACGTCGATCCCGATCTGATCATCGCCGGCTACCGCTTCGAGAAGTACTACGACGAGCTGACCAAGATCACCGACCAGACCGGTGGTGCCACCATCGACATCGCCGCATCGGATACCGCCGAGGGCGGCCGCGTGGCGGCGATGATCCGGCAGACCGAGACCCTCGGCGAGATCTTCGGCAAGCAGGATCAGGCCACCGAGATCGTCGACGAGTTCACCGGCAAGCTCGACGCGGCCAAGGCCGTGAGCACCGGTCAGACCGTGTTCCTGGCCATCGTCAGCGGCGGCAAGATCGACAACGGCGCCAAGCGCATGGAGCCGCTGATCGCGCCGCTCGATCTGAAGGACGTCTTCGCCGGTCAGGCCGGCGACCACCACCAGAACTCGGGACTGACCCCGGAGGCCATCGCCCAGGCGAACCCGCAGTGGGTCATCGTGATGGATCGCGACGCCGCCACCGCGGAGGACGGAGAGCAGCCGCAGGCCGCCAAGGCCGTCTTCGATGCGCAGGAGGCCTTCGCCGGCACCGAGTTCATGCAGAAGAACCAGGTGATCTACCTGGATCCGGCGTTCTACCTCCGCGAGGGCATCCAGTCCTACGGTGCGAGCTACCAGCAGATCGCCGATGCCCTCGGTGCCGCGAAGTAGGTGACGGCACCCGCCCGGACCGCCGCGGCCCGTCCCCCCGACTCGGGGCGGACGGGTCGCGGCTGGGTGCTGCCCGCACTCGCCGTCGCGTGCGTGGTGTTGCTGCTGTGCTCGCTGATGGTCGGCGAGTACCACATCACCGTCGGCGGGCTGCTGACCGGCGACGACGAGATGTGGCGCATGTTCTTCATCTCGCGCGTGCCCCGCACCCTGGCGCTGGTATTCGCAGGCATCGCGATGAGCTTCTCCGGCGTCATCATGATGCGGCTGACGCAGAATCGGTTCGTCGAACCGACCACTGCGGGAACGGCCGAGTGGGCCGGTCTCGGTGTGCTGCTGAGCTGGCTGCTGATCCCCCATTCGCCGCCCCTGGTGAAGATGCTCGTCGCCACCGCGACGGCGATGATCGGCACCTTCGCTTTCCTCGGCATCATCTCCGGCATCCGGGCCCGCCGCTCGGCCATCGTGCCGCTGGTCGGCATCATGATGGGCGCCGTCGTCGGCGCCGCGGCGACCTTCATCGCCAACAAGACGCAGCTGCTCCAGTCGCTGACCGCCTGGCGGTCGGGCGGCTTCAACAGTGTGGTGCGCGGCTTCTACGAGCCGCTGTGGGCGGTCGCGGTGATCGCCATCGCCTGTTTTGCGCTGGCGAACTACTTCACCATCGCCGGTCTGGGCCGGGACGTGGCGGTCAGCCTGGGCATGCGCTACGGCGTGATCGTCGCCCTCGGCGTCACGATGGTCGCACTGGCCACCGGCGTCACCTCCGTCGTCGTCGGGTTCCTGCCCTTCCTGGGCCTCGTGGTCCCGAACATCATCAGCGCGCTGCGGGGGGACGATCTGCGCCGCAATCTACCGTGGATCGCCGTGCTGGCCACGGTGATGATCGTGACCTGCGACCTGATCGGGCGCGTCGTCGTCCGTCCGATGGAGATCCCGGTCTCGGTGACGATGGGCGTCGTCGGGTCCATTGTCTTCCTCGGAATCCTGCTGACCGGGAGGAACCGTGTCGCTCTCTGAATCGGCCACCGCCGCTCCCTCGATCGGCGCCGGTCGCGGCGCCCGCGTCCCCTGGCAGGCCAGGCTCTTGATCGCCGCCCTGTTCGCCGCTGCCGCATTGGCCGCATTCCTGCTGCTGCGCAACGGCATCCACGGGCTGGAGGTGGAGAAGGTCTTCGGGCTCACCTTCGGCAGGCGGGTGAACACGGCCATCGCCATCGTGATCGCCGCAGTGAGTCAGGGCATCGCGACCGTCCTGTTCCAGACCGTCACCCACAACCGGATCCTGACGCCGTCGATCATCGGCTTCGACTCGTTGTACGTACTGATCCAGACGGTCGCGGTGAGCATCGCCGGAGCGAGCTTCATCGTCAACTCCGACAGCGTCGGCCAGTTCCTGATGCAGACGGTCACGATGGTCCTGTTCGCGATCGTCCTGTACGGCTGGTTGTTCGGGCGGCGCTTCGGCAGTCTGTTCCTGCTGCTGCTGACCGGTGTGGTGCTCGGCCTGGCGTTCCGGTCGGTGGCGGAGTTCCTGCAGCGGCTGCTCTCCCCCACCGACTTCGATGCGCTCTTCCTCAACATGTACGGGAGGGTGTCGGACGTCAACGCGCAGTTGCTTCCGGTCGCCGGCACCCTGGTCGCGATCGTCGCCGTCGTCGTCTGGCGGCGCCGGCACGTGTACGACGTGCTGCTGCTCGGCCGTGAGCCGGCGACCAGCCTCGGCCTGGACCACCGCCGAGAGCTGACCGTGGCCCTCGCGCTGATCGCCGTTCTGATGGCAGTCAGCACGGCACTCGTCGGGCCGCTGACGTTCTTCGGCTTCATCATCGCCACGCTCGCCTACCAGGTGTCCGGTGACTGGCGGCATCGGGCCACGATGCCGATGGCGGTTCTCATCGGCATCGTCACCCTCGCCGCAGGCCAGCTGCTGATCAACACCAATGTCCTCGGCACCGATGTGATGCTGACCGTCGTCATCGAGTTCTGCGGCGGCATGGTCTTCCTCGGTGTGCTGCTGTTCCGAAAGGGATCGATGTGATCGAGTTCTCCGGGCTCACCAAGTCGTACGCGGAGAAGATGGTCCTGGGCCCGGTCTCGGGCCGCTTCGACGACGGTGGGATCACCGCTCTGGTCGGGCCGAACGGCGCCGGCAAGTCGACGCTGTTGACCATCCTGGGGCGCCTGCTGGACAGATCCTCCGGCACCGCCACCCTCGACGGGGTAGACATCGATTCGCTCAAGCCGCGCGAGGCCGCCAAACGGCTGTCGGTGCTCCGGCAGGACAACGGCGTCAACGCGCGCCTCACTGTGCGGGACCTGGTCTCGTTCGGCCGGTTCCCGTACTCGCGCGGGCATCTCACCGCCGAGGACGAGCGGATCGTCGACGAGGCGATCGCCTTTCTCGATCTCGCAGATCTTGCCGATCGCTTCCTCGACGAGCTGTCCGGCGGGCAGCGTCAGCGCGGTTTCGTCGCGATGACACTGGCGCAGGACACCCCGGTGATCCTGCTCGACGAGCCGCTGAACAATCTCGACATCCGCCACCAGGTGTCGATGATGCGGCAGCTGCGCAGGGCTGCCGACGAGCTGGGCCGCACCATCGTCGTCGTGATCCACGACCTCAACTTCGCGGCCTCCTACGCCGACCGGATCATCGCGCTCAAGGACGGCGTCATCGCCGCCGACGGCACCCCCGACGAGATCATGGACGCCGCCCTGCTCTCGGACATCTTCGAGACCGACGTCCAGGTCCACCGCGTCGAGGGTCTCCCCGTCGCGGTGTACGCCGGCCTCTCTCGATGATTACGCGAGCGCCCTCTCTCGCTGATTGATCGAGCAGCACCCTTTCTCGCTGATTGAGCGAGCGCAGCCCTTCGACGGAGCTCAGGAACCACGAGTCGAAATCACCTCATCGACGATTCAGCGATTCCCCTGCCTATGAACGAGCGAGCGCGCTCACTCGATGACTGAGCGAGCGCAGCCCTTCGACGGGGCTCAGAAACCACCCTTCGACGGACGTCAGGAACTCACGTCGAAATCACCACCGTTCCCGCCGGTTCGCCCGTCGCCCATATGGTCGAGACCGGTTTTGTCAGAGCCTCGTCGTAGAGTGATGTCAGACACACAACGAGAACCAGGGTATCTTGTTCTACCAGCGGGAACAGCACTTCGGGGGAGGTGAACATCGTGACCGTCAACGGCATCTCGTACAACGACGACGCCGCCCGGAGCGGGCCCAGCACCGCACGTTTCGACGCCGCTGGTTTCGACCCCGACACGCTGATCGCCGGCCTGTCGCCCGCAGAACTGCTGGCGGTGCAGGCCGCCGCCGAGAAACGCTTGAGCACCGAGGCGACCGCACTGTTGGCCGCCGAATCCGACAACGGTCTGTTGGGTCTGCTCGACGCCCGCGAACAGACCCACCGCCGGGCGGAGGTGTTCGACGCCGCGCTCTACATCGAAATCTCGACAAGCTCGATCCACCGAATCTCCGACCGTGGCGTGTATCGGCGTGCCGGGCACATCTCGACCCACCAGCTGTATGCCCACGGTGCCCGTCTCGGTGTCGGTGAGGCCCGCCGCCGCCGGGTCACCGCCGAAGGCATCGGCGCCATGGGCACGTTGACCGGCGAACGCCTCGAACCCCGACTGGCGGCGACCGCGGCCGCCGTCGGCGATGGGGACGCCGGCGGCGCCCACGTCGCCGCCGTGACCGAGATCATGGACAAGCTCCCCTCGGCGGTCACCCACGATCAGCGCGTCAAAGCCGAAGGCATGCTCGCCGACGCCGCCCGCCGCCTGGACCCGGCCGCAGTCACCGTGGTCGGTAACCGGATCCTGGCCTGGCTCGACCCCGACGGCACCCTCGCCGACGACCACGACCGTCAGCGCCGTCGTACCTTCAACCTGCAGCCGCAGAACCGGCAACTGATGAGCAAAGTCCGCGCGCTACTCACCCCCGTGCTGCGCGCCAAGCTGGAGGTGGTCCTGCACCAATGGGCCACCACCGGGATGAACAACCCGGACGACCCCGACTCCCCACGCGGCGCGGCCGACCAACCCGGCCTCGACCCGGCGGTCCTGGCGGCCGCCGCCGAGCGGGACACCCGCACGCTCGGGCAGCGTCAGCACGACGCCCTCGAAGCATTGTGCGACTGGGCCCTCGCGCTGGCCGGGCAACCCGCACCCACCCGGATCCCCTCACAAGTAGTCGTGACCGTCACCGACGAGGATCTGGCCCGGCAGGCCGGGATCGGCTGGACGGCGACCGGCACCCGCATGCCGGTGTCTGATCTGGTGCAGTTCGCCGCCGACACCGTCCCGTATCTGGCGGTGTTCTCCAAGGCCACCGGCAGGCGTAGTCCTGAGCATGCCCGACTGGACCGACGACGGGCAGACCGACCCTTCGACTCCGCTCAGGACAGGTATCGATCGGTTGGGTGGGGCGTGCGGACGGCACAACCGGATGAACGGCAAGACTGCCGGGCATTGGGAGTCGACGGTCCTCACCTTCGGTTCCGACGCCGGACACGTCGGGTGGCGGCCCGTCGGACGCGACCTCCGGTGGCAGAGCAACATCATGTTCCACCCCGAACGCCTCGCACCCGACCCCAGCCACCCGACCACAGCGACCGGACCAGACGACCCCGCGCCACCCGAGGACGTCGTCGGATCACCCGGCGACCTCGGACCACCCGACGCCGCCGGGCCACCTGATGCTGCCGGGCCACCGGAGGTCGCCGCACGATGTACAGAGGTCACAGCACCGGATACGACCGGACCGCCGACCGACCGGCCGGCCATCGGCCGATGGCGAATCACCCGCGGATACTGGGTCGCCTGACACCGGGCGACCGGCGTCAGCCCGCCGCGCCCGCAGCGACCGCGGTGAAGCCCACGCTTCCCGCCTGAGGATCGGCGACGGTCACCTCGGCGGTGCACGCCTGACCGGGTGACGGCGCAGCGTCGCACGGCGCGATGATCGCCGGTTCGGCGATGAAGATCTCCGCTGCCTTGCGCTCGTTCGCCGCGCGCATCACCGTTGCCGTGAACCGGGCGCCGAGTTGGTCGGAGAGCACCGTGGCCTCGGCAAGGTCGACGCTGCGGCGAGCCGCCGAGGACGCCACCGAGTTGGCGCCGCTCATGATCTTGCCCAACCCGGGCAGCGCCTCGACCACCCAGTCCTCGACCGGTCTCCCCGCAGTCACCGCCAAGCAGACCTCGGTGGCGTACCGGTCGGCGAGCCGGCGCAGCGGTGCGGTCACGTGCGCGTACAGGCCACCGACCCCGGCGTGCACCAGATCGGCGTCCGACGGTCCGAAATCCTCACTCGGGAGGATCGCGCGGTAGCCCGCGCCCCGCATCAGCGAGGCGCCCGTCGACATCAAGGCCAGGGTCGACGGCGCGGCCGGATCCAGACCGGCCAGAAAGCGGCCGGGCGAGAGCCCCTCCCGCCACGGCACGCCGAGTCGCGCCGCAGTCTCCCTGAGGTCGTCGACGGCATCTTCGGAGGCGGCCGGCAGCGTGCGGAAGAAGCCGGTGCCATGCTCCCGCATGATCGTCCCGGCGCACATCCCCACCAGCAGCGAGACCTGCGCGTTCCACCGATCGGCAGGGGTGCTGGGCGCCAGCCGCAGAGTCCAGGCACGGGCTTTGCGCGGGTCGTCGTTGCGAACCACTTCCTGATCCGGCAGTTCCAGCATCACTGCGCCGCGGTCGAGGGCCCACTCCTCACGAGCGGCACCGAACGCCGGCAATCCGGTGATCGCCGGGTGCAAGGAGCCGGCGGCGGCATCGGCGGCCACCTGCGCGTAGTCGAACCGAGCCCGCGAACGGACCGTGGCACGCTCCACCGTCGTCTCCCGCACGTCGCCGGCGGAGTCGACGCGCACGGTCCACAGCACGGCGGCCCGATCCTGCTGCGGCAGCAACGATCCGGCGCTCTCTGACAGCACCCGCGGATGCAGTGGGACGTTGCCGTCCGGAAAGTAGACCGTCGCGCCGCGGCGGCGGGTCTCTGTATCGAGCGCTCCCCCCGGAGTCACCAGCGCGGCGACGTCGGCGATCGCGTAGTGCACCAAGTACCCGTCGCCGTCGGGACGCACGCGCAGCGCCTGATCGAGGTCCATCGAACTCGGCGGGTCGATGGTGACCAGTTCCAGATCGCGGCGGTCGGCGCGCCGGCCCACGTACCGATCAGCGGCGCGCTCGGCCTCGGTCATGGCCTCTGCCGGGAAGTCCGCGGTCAGGCCCAGTTCGTCACGCACCCGAGCGAAATCCAGGTCCGGCGCCCGCAACCAGGGCTGAGTCATCGTCGTACCTCCGCGGTGTCGCCGAAGAAGAGCAGGTCGGCGCGAACGAGCCGGCCTGTAAGCCGGATCCTGTCCCAGCCGTGAGGCCGGGGGCGACCATCCATCTCCGACACCCGTCGCCGGGCGCCTCCAGCAGCCAACCCGCGAGCTCGGACGAGCAGTCCTCATGCACTCGCGCACCCGCACCGCCGACGGTGCGGACTTCGGCCTTGCTCCGGGTGGGGTTTACCTAGCCGCCGCGATCACTCGCGGCGCTGGTGCGCTCTTACCGCACCGTTTCACCCTTACCCGCCGCACTGGGCAGCGGGCGGTCTGTTCTCTGTGGCACTGTCCCGCGGGTCGCCCCGGGTTGCCGTTAACAACCACCCTGCTCTGCGGAGTCCGGACTTTCCTCGACACCGGCCTGCACGGGGTACCGCACGGTTCCGGACGCCGCGGCCGCCCGGCCGACTCGTTCGCGCTCCTCACACTACTGCAGACCGAGCCTCGCCGGCCTCACGGCTGATCGGCATCACAGGTGGCCGGTGTCGTTGACCAGCCGGACGACCGACCCGCCGTCCGGGAAGAACTCGGCGATCGACAGCGACGCCAGATCCAGGTGCAGGCGGAACAGCAGTTCCGGACCGACGCCGAGCGCATCGCGCAGCACCGTCTTGATCGGTGTCACATGGCTCACGGCCAGCACCCGCGCACCGGAGTAGGTCGCCAGCAGATCTGCCTTCGTCACCGCGAGGCGCTGAGCCACCTGCGCGAAGCTCTCTCCGCCGGGCGGCGGCACGTCGACGTCGCTCAGCCACCGCCGGTGCAAGTCGGGATCGCGCTGCGCCGCTTCGCGGAAGGTCAGGCCCTCCCACTCCCCGAAATCGGTCTCGATCAGACCGTCGTGCACGACGACGGGCAGTCCCACCGCGTCGCCCACGGCCTGCGCGGTGGCTCGCGCCCGTGCCAGCGGAGACGAGACGATCACGTCGATCCGCCCGGCGTCCGTCCCGGCGGCGGCAGCGAATCGGGCCGCCGAGCCCGCCGCCTGGGCGCGACCGAGTTCAGTGAGCTCTGGATCGCCGTGTCCAGAGTAACGGCGGTCCACCGACAGGGGCGTCTGCCCGTGCCGCAGCAGCAGCAACCGGGTCGGATCCGCCGTCTGGCCCTGCCAGTTCGGTGAGTTCCCTGCGCTGGAACGCGGTGCACCGCCCGAATTCACTGCGCAGCGCCCGCCTTCGGCAGTCCCGACTGCTCGGTGCGCACCATGATCGCGTCACACTCCTCGCACCGCACCACGTCGTCCTCGGCGGCTGCTGCGACCGCGCTCAGCGTGCGCGGATCCAGTTCCATCCGGCACGCGCCGCAGCGCTTCTGCCGCAGCAATCCGGCCCCCACGCGCCCCTGCTCACGCAGCCTTTCGTAGACGGCGAGCAGATCGCCGGGAATCTCGGCCACGACCGCGGCGCGCCGGCTCAGGAACTCGGTGACCTCGTTCTCGGTGGTGGCGGTGGCATGATCGCGGGCCGTCACCGCCTCGGTGCGCCTGGTCTCCAGCGTGAGCACGGTGGCCTCGGCCCGCTCCAGTTCCATGCCGAGCGCTTCCTGGCGCTCCATGATCTCCAGCAGGTCTGACTCCAGGAGGTCGCGGCGACGCTCCAGCCCGGCTAGCTCGTGCTGCATCTCCGACATCGCCTTGTGGCCGAGGTTCCCGGCCTCCAGCTGCGCACGATCGCGCGCGGCGTGCTCGGTCATACCGGTGAGTTCGGCATCGACCTTCTCGTACTCGGTCTGCAACTCGTCGACGGCAGCCTGCGCCTTCTCGACGTCGCCGTGCGCGGCGGCGAGTTCGGCGTCGACCGCCACCACCTGCTCGGCCTCGGGAAGGCTCCGCAGCCGGTGGCGGGCACGCGCGATTTCGGCGTCCAGGTCGGCGAGGTCGAGCAGCCGGCGCTGTCCGGCAGGTGAGGCTTTCATCGGGTCTCTTCGTCTCTCGTCCGGGTCGGGCAATGGAGGTTGAAAGGGTCGGTAGGCGGCTGGTGAACCGTTGCCGCGCAACCGATGTCGGCGAGCAGCTCGGCGGCTCCGACACACCAGGGGAACTCGGTGGCCCAGTGCCCGGCGTCGATCAGCGCGGGACTGCCGGATCGCAGCGCCTCGTCCACCACATGATGCCGGAGATCGGCGGTCAGATACACATCCGCACCCGCGGCGGTCGCCGCACCGATCAGCGAGTCGCCGGCGCCGCCGCACACCGCGACCGTGGAGACCGCCGCGTCCGGGTCGCCGGCGGCGCGTACTCCCCAGGGCGCCGTCGGAAGCACCCGGCCGACATCGGACACGAACTCGCGCAGCGACATCGGCTCGGCAAGCCGGCCGATGCGGCCGAGGCCGACGTCGCTGTCGAGCGCCACCTGCGCGAAGACGTCGAACGCCGGCTCCTCGTACGGGTGCGCCGCGCGCAGCGCTTCCAGCACGGCCGTACGACGTCCCCGGGGCGCCACCACCTCCACGCGGGCCTCGTCGACCCGAGTCAGGTCGCCGATCGCGCCCACCGCCGGATTCGCCGCGTCGAGCGGCAGGAACTGGCCGGTTCCGACGACACTCCACATGCAGTCGCGGTAGTCGCCGATCGCGCCACACC harbors:
- a CDS encoding Nif3-like dinuclear metal center hexameric protein, with the protein product MTVTLGEVVARLDDAYPPRLAESWDAVGLVCGDPADEVSAALVCVDVTEAVVDEALASGAQLILAHHPLLLRGVESVAADTPKGRLIHRLIRGGCALFAAHTNADKVRGGVSDALADVLGLQATTPLQPEPAQPLDKWVVMVPEGNTEQVSEAMFDAGCGAIGDYRDCMWSVVGTGQFLPLDAANPAVGAIGDLTRVDEARVEVVAPRGRRTAVLEALRAAHPYEEPAFDVFAQVALDSDVGLGRIGRLAEPMSLREFVSDVGRVLPTAPWGVRAAGDPDAAVSTVAVCGGAGDSLIGAATAAGADVYLTADLRHHVVDEALRSGSPALIDAGHWATEFPWCVGAAELLADIGCAATVHQPPTDPFNLHCPTRTRDEETR